A window of the Henckelia pumila isolate YLH828 chromosome 3, ASM3356847v2, whole genome shotgun sequence genome harbors these coding sequences:
- the LOC140891990 gene encoding uncharacterized protein: MAILLHSSSPIAKPSSENGGKSSGFRAHAPKFQSFPLSKGYSKVLSSTQIANAPKDSVFTLPNWRSGRSDIKTREIRLNDAFLYLEYMLGKGHKPDVANATQLLYDLCKFNKLRKATRVMEMIVRSGSIPDAASYTCLVDHLCKRGSVGHAMQLVEKMEEYGYPTNTVTYNSLVRGLCMRGNLHQSLQFVERLMQKGLVPNAFTYSILLEAAYKESGVDEARRLLDDIILKGGNLNLASYNVILTGLCKEGKVEEAMKLFRDLPGKGYYPNVVSYNILLRSLCHEGCWQEANELLEEMVGDDCSPSIVTYNILIGSLSLHGRTDQALEVLDELFRDGRFQPNAASYNPVLSSLCKEKKVDSVVKCLDEMAYRNCSPNEGTYNAIARLCKEGMVQEAFSIIQSLRNKQDSTIHDFYRTVITSLCRKGNTYPAFQLLYEMTLCGFNPDSYTYSSLIRGLCIERMLSAAMDVLKVMEDYGHRPGVDNFNTLVLGLCKCGRTDLSIGVVEMMIGKGYLPSETTYTILIEGIIHEDEKELAGAVLKELNVKRVVSRNTLERLTMQYDLEGLVIHMG, translated from the coding sequence ATGGCTATTCTCTTGCATTCATCGTCTCCTATAGCCAAACCATCTTCAGAAAACGGAGGGAAATCTTCTGGGTTTCGAGCCCATGCGCCCAAATTTCAGTCTTTCCCACTTAGCAAAGGTTATTCTAAAGTATTGTCTTCAACCCAGATAGCCAATGCTCCAAAAGATAGTGTTTTTACTCTGCCGAATTGGAGGTCTGGTAGGAGTGACATTAAAACCAGAGAAATTAGGCTGAACGATGCATTCCTGTATTTGGAGTATATGTTGGGGAAAGGCCACAAGCCTGATGTTGCAAATGCCACTCAGCTTTTGTACGATCTTTGTAAGTTTAATAAGCTAAGAAAAGCTACTAGAGTCATGGAGATGATAGTTAGGTCCGGTAGTATTCCGGATGCGGCTTCCTATACTTGTTTGGTTGATCATTTGTGTAAGAGGGGGAGTGTTGGGCATGCTATGCAGCTAGTGGAAAAAATGGAGGAATATGGGTACCCAACTAATACAGTTACTTATAATTCTCTTGTTAGAGGGCTTTGTATGCGCGGAAATTTGCATCAAAGTTTGCAGTTTGTGGAAAGATTGATGCAGAAGGGGTTGGTCCCTAATGCATTTACTTACTCAATCTTGCTTGAGGCTGCATACAAAGAGAGTGGAGTTGATGAAGCTAGGAGATTGTTGGATGATATTATTTTGAAAGGTGGGAATCTGAATCTTGCGAGTTATAATGTTATATTGACTGGTTTGTGCAAAGAAGGTAAAGTTGAAGAGGCAATGAAGCTTTTTCGTGATTTGCCCGGAAAGGGATATTACCCTAATGTTGTGAGCTATAACATCTTGTTGAGAAGCTTGTGCCATGAGGGATGTTGGCAAGAGGCGAATGAGCTTCTTGAAGAGATGGTGGGCGATGATTGTTCCCCATCTATAGTGACATATAATATACTGATTGGTTCACTTTCACTTCATGGTCGAACTGATCAGGCCCTCGAAGTTTTGGACGAGTTGTTTAGAGATGGCCGGTTCCAACCCAATGCTGCAAGTTACAACCCTGTTCTTTCTTCCCTTTGCAAGGAGAAGAAGGTAGATTCTGTCGTTAAGTGTCTAGACGAAATGGCATACAGAAATTGTAGCCCAAACGAGGGTACATACAATGCTATAGCCAGGCTTTGTAAGGAAGGAATGGTTCAAGAAGCATTCTCAATCATACAGAGTTTGAGAAATAAACAGGACTCCACAATTCATGACTTCTACAGAACGGTGATCACGAGTTTATGCAGGAAAGGAAACACATATCCGGCATTTCAGTTGCTTTACGAAATGACTTTGTGTGGTTTCAACCCGGATTCTTACACGTATTCTTCGCTTATTAGAGGACTGTGTATTGAGAGAATGCTTTCTGCTGCCATGGATGTGCTTAAAGTCATGGAAGACTATGGACACCGCCCCGGTGTAGACAATTTCAATACACTTGTTCTTGGATTGTGCAAATGTGGAAGAACAGATTTATCTATTGGGGTGGTTGAAATGATGATTGGAAAGGGTTACCTTCCTAGTGAGACCACCTATACCATTTTGATTGAAGGGATTATCCATGAAGATGAAAAGGAGCTGGCCGGAGCGGTTTTGAAGGAACTGAATGTCAAACGAGTCGTGAGTCGGAATACGTTGGAAAGGCTCACCATGCAGTATGATCTTGAAGGATTGGTTATACACATGGGATGA